A stretch of Lysinibacillus agricola DNA encodes these proteins:
- a CDS encoding YugN family protein has protein sequence MVGKEIGFGYLRDKIESRGFTIGGNWEYQKRKFRFGVMERRQRNDLFTSTLIVTEGELDFYDAQIRVQKPFVIKDVTNVGLDYDEGSLLDATGASQFQAPLDKDGYIHDKSKWVSFGEQVVRKKVLPFFY, from the coding sequence ATGGTTGGAAAAGAAATAGGATTTGGTTATCTACGTGATAAGATTGAAAGTCGTGGTTTTACAATCGGAGGAAACTGGGAATATCAAAAAAGGAAGTTTCGATTCGGTGTTATGGAAAGAAGGCAGAGAAACGATTTATTTACGAGTACCCTTATTGTGACAGAAGGGGAATTAGATTTCTATGATGCACAAATACGCGTCCAAAAGCCATTTGTAATCAAGGATGTTACGAATGTTGGATTAGATTATGATGAAGGTTCATTACTTGATGCAACTGGAGCTAGTCAATTTCAGGCACCGCTTGATAAGGATGGTTATATTCATGACAAAAGCAAGTGGGTGAGTTTTGGTGAGCAGGTAGTCCGAAAAAAAGTACTTCCATTTTTTTATTAG
- a CDS encoding GNAT family N-acetyltransferase: MFLNLHIETERLVIRPYALTDLDELYAVVSEPNFYQFIPEDVPSRDDVQRVIEWSIRCNQKNTPTQIYKLNLAILDKESQTLIGYCGLGPDDVKETEIEVYYGISEAYRGQGITSEATKALMNYAFYEIGLPKIIAVVHPENVASLRIVDKLGMNYEYTYNNLNPTLKDFEGLLHYSIEAKAFQ; encoded by the coding sequence ATGTTTTTAAATCTACATATTGAAACTGAGAGACTAGTAATTCGTCCATATGCTTTAACTGATTTGGATGAGTTATATGCAGTCGTTTCTGAGCCTAATTTTTATCAATTTATCCCAGAGGATGTGCCAAGCCGTGATGATGTTCAGCGAGTAATAGAGTGGTCCATTCGGTGTAACCAAAAAAATACGCCAACCCAGATATATAAGCTTAATCTAGCCATTTTGGATAAGGAAAGCCAAACGTTAATAGGCTATTGTGGCCTTGGTCCAGATGATGTTAAAGAAACTGAGATTGAAGTATATTATGGTATCTCTGAAGCTTATAGAGGGCAAGGAATAACATCTGAAGCAACAAAAGCCTTAATGAATTATGCATTTTATGAGATTGGTTTACCTAAAATTATCGCTGTTGTTCATCCTGAAAACGTGGCATCTTTACGAATAGTAGATAAACTGGGAATGAACTATGAATATACGTATAACAATCTTAATCCGACACTGAAGGATTTTGAAGGCTTACTTCATTATTCTATAGAAGCTAAAGCATTTCAATGA
- a CDS encoding nucleoid-associated protein — protein sequence MLEVSESKLSQYILHFIDDTLVLGEESLSQPEVMLEAAFTQLAFSKIDLEQQFEFFHETDIGLNEVYTYVRAIFDQETSFLEQSINIAKHLHSVSQHPNIKSGELFIGLFDNCFLATEAKKIIAIVKIDEKEMFLDVKNDHNKMVVNGIDGINVKKINNMAIIVDMGTDEAPAVFMKTKRKEDIVYWQERFLKIKAADEHYYKTNLALTECKKYILKEESFTNTEKLGLLNKTLDYFRNEDEFQVNNYIETVFDNAEPTQKDIIINSVKPYETVISESALEKAEKKYKRKIKLDSNIEIQVNVQDIDQVDELIEVGYDESTNRKFYKIYFQEEL from the coding sequence ATGCTAGAAGTAAGTGAAAGTAAGTTATCACAATATATTTTACATTTTATTGACGATACACTCGTGTTAGGTGAGGAATCATTATCACAGCCAGAGGTCATGCTAGAGGCAGCTTTTACACAGCTAGCGTTTAGCAAAATCGATTTGGAGCAGCAATTCGAATTTTTTCATGAAACAGACATCGGGTTAAACGAGGTGTACACATATGTGAGGGCAATATTTGATCAGGAGACTAGTTTCCTTGAACAATCAATCAACATTGCTAAACACTTACATAGTGTATCTCAACATCCTAACATTAAAAGTGGCGAATTGTTTATTGGATTATTTGACAATTGTTTTCTAGCTACAGAAGCTAAAAAAATAATCGCCATCGTTAAAATTGATGAAAAAGAAATGTTTTTAGATGTAAAAAATGACCACAACAAAATGGTCGTCAATGGCATTGATGGAATTAACGTGAAGAAAATTAATAATATGGCCATTATCGTAGATATGGGAACAGATGAGGCACCTGCTGTCTTTATGAAAACGAAAAGGAAAGAAGATATTGTCTACTGGCAAGAACGATTTTTAAAGATTAAAGCAGCTGATGAACATTATTACAAAACGAATTTAGCATTAACTGAATGCAAAAAATATATTTTAAAAGAAGAGAGCTTTACAAATACTGAAAAACTAGGTCTTTTAAATAAAACGCTTGATTACTTTAGAAATGAAGATGAATTTCAAGTAAATAATTATATTGAAACAGTATTTGATAATGCTGAACCAACACAAAAAGATATTATTATAAATTCGGTAAAACCATATGAAACCGTAATTTCTGAGAGTGCACTTGAAAAAGCTGAAAAAAAATATAAACGTAAAATTAAACTCGATTCTAATATTGAGATCCAGGTGAATGTACAGGATATCGACCAAGTGGATGAACTAATTGAAGTAGGATACGATGAATCTACAAATCGAAAATTCTATAAGATTTATTTCCAGGAAGAACTATAA
- a CDS encoding metallophosphoesterase family protein, with translation MKIAIISDIHGNKDALKAVLQDIKYRNIDKVYNLGDTLYGPLFPLETFEMIKSIDIKSVSGNCDRILLQSSSENPTVQYVLDMLTEEHKNWLLNLPFSIQTDDFYFCHASPENDELYMLNEITPNGVTLKQTEEIMNLVKDIPQHIIFCGHSHLPTIVYLPNNKIIINPGSVGLPAYEEVEPFYYKIESGTPFANYTVVEKRNGEWIIEQLSIPYDTTEVIKRSEDQNRSDWARALTCGRV, from the coding sequence GTGAAAATAGCAATTATATCAGATATTCATGGAAATAAAGATGCATTAAAAGCAGTGCTACAGGATATAAAATATAGAAATATCGATAAGGTTTATAATTTAGGTGACACTCTATATGGACCGCTATTCCCGTTAGAAACATTTGAAATGATAAAGAGTATAGATATTAAAAGTGTAAGTGGAAATTGTGATCGGATATTATTACAGTCTTCATCGGAAAATCCAACCGTTCAATATGTATTAGACATGCTCACGGAAGAACATAAAAACTGGTTACTAAACCTGCCATTTTCAATTCAGACAGATGATTTTTACTTTTGCCATGCTTCACCGGAAAATGATGAGCTGTATATGTTGAATGAAATTACTCCAAATGGTGTTACTTTAAAACAGACAGAAGAAATAATGAATTTAGTAAAAGATATTCCTCAACATATTATTTTTTGTGGTCACTCCCATTTACCAACGATTGTTTATTTACCTAATAACAAAATCATTATTAACCCGGGCAGTGTCGGTTTGCCGGCTTATGAAGAAGTCGAACCGTTTTATTATAAGATTGAATCAGGCACACCATTTGCGAACTATACAGTTGTAGAAAAACGGAATGGTGAATGGATTATTGAGCAGTTGAGCATCCCTTATGATACTACGGAAGTTATTAAACGAAGCGAAGATCAAAATAGATCTGATTGGGCCAGAGCATTAACATGTGGAAGAGTTTAA
- a CDS encoding TlpA family protein disulfide reductase has protein sequence MQFKKRLGLYISALLVVLLVGIVFKNVFIKEATVNPIVENEDGTKQLVFDAKLTRLDESSTTFKEYNGKVLIVNFWASWCGPCQEEAPELKDFYNNKSENVELLAINATSKDSSENAMKFQESYNLNFPIFLDLDGTLQKSFEILAYPTTFIFDSKGILKYTIKGSINQKELNKYIEKLY, from the coding sequence ATGCAGTTTAAAAAGCGTTTAGGTTTATATATATCAGCTTTGTTAGTCGTATTACTTGTAGGAATTGTTTTCAAAAATGTATTTATAAAAGAAGCAACAGTTAATCCGATAGTAGAAAATGAAGATGGAACAAAACAGCTTGTTTTTGATGCAAAATTAACACGATTAGACGAATCATCAACAACATTTAAAGAATACAATGGAAAAGTCCTAATCGTTAACTTTTGGGCGTCTTGGTGTGGACCTTGTCAAGAAGAGGCTCCTGAATTAAAGGATTTTTATAATAATAAATCTGAAAATGTTGAGCTGTTAGCAATCAATGCAACTTCTAAAGATAGTAGTGAAAATGCCATGAAATTTCAAGAGTCATACAATTTGAATTTCCCTATATTTCTTGATTTAGATGGTACACTTCAAAAATCATTTGAAATATTGGCTTATCCAACAACTTTTATATTTGATTCTAAAGGTATATTAAAGTACACGATAAAAGGATCGATTAATCAAAAAGAATTAAATAAATATATTGAAAAACTCTACTAA
- a CDS encoding DUF6530 family protein, producing MKIPTHLKHKPVIVAENYANIDGRTAYHTDAQGLSLGLAQWNDRGKVDISAKVWRHTGGKWSRQSEELPLHRVLDLAILVCESQLYFKEAYRYDHLYDEKNPVIKRVGLQGDAMTVEVCTENEQIKEDIKLFNQALSADGELIGERLRTLSHILKEMGY from the coding sequence ATGAAAATACCTACACATTTAAAGCATAAGCCTGTTATTGTTGCTGAAAACTATGCCAATATTGATGGGCGTACTGCTTATCATACAGATGCACAGGGGCTTTCACTTGGCTTAGCTCAATGGAATGACAGAGGCAAGGTTGATATTTCTGCTAAGGTGTGGCGTCACACAGGTGGTAAATGGTCACGTCAATCGGAGGAACTACCGCTTCATCGCGTACTTGACCTCGCTATTTTAGTATGTGAGTCTCAGCTTTATTTTAAGGAAGCTTATCGCTACGATCATTTATATGATGAAAAAAACCCTGTTATTAAACGTGTTGGCTTGCAGGGAGATGCAATGACAGTGGAAGTATGTACGGAAAATGAACAAATTAAAGAGGACATTAAGCTCTTTAATCAAGCATTAAGCGCGGATGGTGAACTAATTGGCGAACGCCTACGCACGTTATCACATATTTTAAAAGAGATGGGTTATTAA
- a CDS encoding MATE family efflux transporter: MDQQILHDDKKLQKAFFNFLIPVMLANVLQSLGQVFGMFIVGRNLGVDALAAISAFFPFFFFLMAFAIGIGSGSSILVGQTYGAGNHEKMKEVVGVTLAFTTILSIIVAIFGGFFIEWILRFMQTPANILDMSISYAQILFFTLPIMFWYMVYTTFMRGVGDSKTPFLFLVISVILNIAFLPPLVFGWFGLPEFGLNGAAYASVLSNLVTMLLLLAYLHKTKHILRLDKSILQHFKLKKDILASLLKLAIPSSISMVAISVAEIAVIGFVNVYGSYATAAYGVVNQVASYAQVPAMSIAIATSVFVAQALGANSTEMIKKIRQLGVLINYILGGAIILIMYLFAEPILSFFIDKQDTVLIAKNYLYIAFWSYLIFGHTQTVSATMRATGVVLWPTIFLVIAIWVVEVPLAFILSHYTTFELNGVWIAYPITFCVHFVLQYAYFKLGWQKRTLKAMLSD, translated from the coding sequence ATGGACCAACAAATTTTACATGATGATAAAAAACTGCAAAAAGCTTTTTTTAACTTTTTAATCCCTGTTATGCTAGCGAATGTGCTGCAATCACTTGGGCAAGTCTTTGGCATGTTTATAGTTGGGCGCAATTTAGGAGTCGATGCGCTAGCGGCAATTTCAGCATTCTTTCCGTTCTTCTTCTTTTTAATGGCATTTGCTATTGGGATTGGCTCAGGTAGCTCGATTTTAGTAGGGCAAACCTATGGGGCTGGTAATCATGAGAAGATGAAGGAGGTTGTAGGGGTAACCCTAGCCTTCACGACGATTTTATCGATTATTGTCGCGATTTTTGGTGGCTTTTTCATTGAGTGGATTTTACGCTTTATGCAAACACCCGCAAATATTTTAGATATGAGTATTAGCTATGCACAAATTTTATTTTTCACGCTACCGATTATGTTTTGGTATATGGTGTACACAACCTTTATGCGTGGTGTCGGTGATTCTAAAACGCCATTTTTATTTTTAGTCATAAGCGTTATTTTAAATATCGCATTCCTACCACCATTAGTTTTTGGCTGGTTTGGTCTGCCTGAGTTTGGCTTAAACGGCGCTGCCTACGCCTCTGTTTTATCCAATCTGGTGACGATGTTACTATTACTTGCTTACCTGCATAAAACAAAGCATATTCTGCGCTTAGACAAATCGATTTTGCAGCATTTTAAATTAAAGAAGGATATTTTAGCTTCATTATTAAAGTTAGCCATTCCATCGAGCATTAGTATGGTTGCGATCTCTGTAGCGGAAATTGCTGTAATTGGCTTCGTTAACGTCTACGGCTCATATGCTACTGCCGCTTACGGTGTTGTCAATCAGGTGGCTAGCTATGCACAGGTGCCAGCAATGAGTATTGCTATTGCAACATCTGTATTTGTTGCGCAGGCTTTAGGGGCTAACTCTACGGAAATGATTAAAAAAATACGTCAATTAGGTGTGCTTATTAACTATATTTTAGGCGGCGCTATTATTTTAATTATGTATTTATTTGCGGAGCCTATTTTATCTTTCTTTATTGATAAACAGGATACGGTACTTATCGCAAAGAATTATTTATATATCGCATTTTGGAGCTATTTAATTTTTGGCCATACACAAACCGTTTCGGCTACAATGCGAGCTACAGGTGTTGTCTTATGGCCTACGATTTTCCTAGTCATTGCAATTTGGGTAGTCGAGGTGCCATTGGCGTTTATTTTATCGCACTACACTACATTCGAGTTAAATGGTGTTTGGATAGCTTATCCTATTACCTTCTGCGTACATTTTGTGTTACAGTACGCATACTTCAAGCTAGGCTGGCAAAAACGAACATTAAAAGCAATGCTAAGCGATTAA
- a CDS encoding VOC family protein: protein MIKGLYEAHLPVSNLENSVEFYKKLGLKLASKKGKVAFFWIVKGESWLGLWENDTVQLKYHPSIRHLAFKIDEEDFEHAKEWLNSIGIEIRTEFGLTAEHQPLVLSNHPHAHAALYFSDPDGNSLELITPLRLDDVEDFNEMSLEEWRKR, encoded by the coding sequence ATGATTAAAGGATTATATGAAGCCCATTTACCTGTCAGTAATTTAGAAAACTCTGTTGAATTTTATAAAAAGCTAGGGTTAAAACTTGCATCTAAAAAAGGAAAAGTGGCTTTCTTCTGGATCGTTAAAGGAGAAAGTTGGTTAGGTTTATGGGAAAACGATACTGTTCAATTAAAGTACCATCCTTCTATCCGACATTTAGCTTTTAAAATTGATGAAGAAGATTTTGAACATGCGAAAGAATGGTTGAACTCCATTGGAATCGAAATTCGAACAGAATTTGGCCTTACTGCCGAACATCAACCTCTAGTACTATCAAACCATCCTCATGCGCATGCTGCACTCTATTTTTCAGACCCAGATGGTAATTCATTAGAATTAATTACACCATTGAGATTAGATGATGTTGAGGATTTTAATGAGATGTCCCTTGAAGAGTGGAGAAAACGTTAA
- a CDS encoding cold-shock protein: MTQGTVKWFNAEKGFGFIEVEGGNDVFAHFSAIQGEGFKSLEEGQKVEFSVEEGQRGPQATNIVKL; encoded by the coding sequence ATGACACAAGGTACAGTAAAATGGTTTAACGCAGAAAAAGGTTTCGGTTTCATCGAAGTAGAAGGCGGAAATGACGTATTCGCTCACTTCTCAGCTATTCAAGGTGAAGGTTTCAAATCACTTGAAGAAGGTCAAAAAGTTGAATTCTCAGTAGAAGAAGGCCAACGCGGACCTCAAGCTACAAACATCGTAAAACTTTAA
- a CDS encoding helix-turn-helix transcriptional regulator: protein MSHEHSYTIEEVAQLLKVSKLTIYDLVKKGDLPVFRVGRQMRVDRTDLQLYIQKSKTGATPTSSTASTTLTTKNKKIIISGQDLVLDLLGKYIEKKHSKKVLRSHEGSFNGVMAMYNGECDIASLHLYDGDTGDYNTPYLKKIFVSHSYILINLISRRAGFYVQKGNPLQIQSFDDFKSKPLKLMNREKGSGARTLLDEQLRIYHISPSSIEGYNEEEMSHLDVASAVANGHADIGIGIEKISKLIEVDFIPLIRERYDLVLLKTPENQQLIESVKEILNSPDFQSEVVALGDYDVTQIGQIIYETL from the coding sequence ATGTCACATGAACATTCCTATACGATTGAAGAGGTTGCTCAATTATTAAAAGTTTCGAAATTAACGATTTATGATTTGGTGAAAAAGGGAGATTTACCTGTTTTTCGTGTAGGTCGACAAATGCGTGTGGATAGAACCGATTTACAATTATATATACAAAAGAGCAAGACTGGAGCAACTCCTACTTCGTCTACTGCATCGACTACTCTTACGACAAAAAACAAAAAAATTATTATAAGTGGGCAAGATTTAGTATTGGACTTATTAGGAAAATATATAGAGAAAAAACATTCAAAGAAAGTATTACGCTCACATGAAGGTAGCTTTAATGGTGTTATGGCGATGTATAATGGAGAATGTGATATTGCTAGTTTACATTTGTACGACGGTGATACAGGGGACTATAATACGCCGTATTTGAAAAAGATTTTTGTGAGTCACTCTTATATTCTCATCAATCTGATTTCTCGCCGAGCAGGCTTTTATGTTCAAAAAGGAAATCCATTGCAAATTCAATCATTTGATGATTTTAAGAGCAAACCACTAAAATTGATGAACCGTGAAAAAGGTTCAGGTGCTCGTACTTTATTAGATGAACAATTACGCATTTACCACATATCTCCATCCTCTATCGAAGGGTATAACGAAGAAGAAATGAGCCATTTAGATGTAGCTTCTGCTGTGGCAAATGGGCATGCAGATATTGGAATAGGCATTGAAAAAATATCTAAACTCATAGAGGTTGATTTTATACCACTTATTAGAGAACGTTATGATCTTGTCCTATTAAAAACACCTGAAAACCAACAACTGATTGAATCGGTGAAAGAGATTTTAAATTCACCAGATTTCCAATCAGAGGTAGTCGCACTAGGAGATTATGACGTTACTCAAATTGGACAAATTATATATGAAACACTTTAA
- the modA gene encoding molybdate ABC transporter substrate-binding protein, with translation MKKYYSLLASLLLLVGILAGCGSQGSNNKTTNEPVELTISAAASLQDSLEELQKAYENEHDNIKITFNFGGSGALQQQILEGAPVDLFFSAAEDKFDELIQKGVIDKKQGTDLLANELVLIVPKKNEKHMQSFEDLTKADKIAVGTPETVPAGKYGIETLKNMNLWENVESKVVYTKDVRQVLTYTETENVDAGLVYKTDALVSEKVNVVATAKGDTHTPIIYPVGVIKDSKHAKEAEDFYNYLQSDKAMKVFKNYGFQGAH, from the coding sequence GTGAAAAAGTATTATAGTTTATTAGCTTCATTGTTACTACTAGTCGGCATTTTAGCAGGTTGTGGTAGCCAAGGAAGCAACAACAAAACAACAAATGAACCAGTTGAATTAACGATTTCTGCAGCAGCTAGTTTACAAGATTCATTAGAAGAGCTTCAAAAAGCGTATGAAAATGAACACGATAATATTAAAATTACATTTAACTTTGGTGGCTCTGGTGCTTTACAACAACAAATTTTAGAAGGTGCTCCTGTTGATCTTTTCTTTTCAGCAGCAGAAGATAAGTTTGACGAGCTTATACAAAAAGGGGTAATCGACAAAAAACAAGGAACGGACCTTTTAGCTAACGAATTAGTATTAATCGTTCCTAAGAAAAATGAAAAACATATGCAATCATTTGAAGACTTAACGAAAGCTGATAAGATTGCCGTTGGTACACCTGAAACGGTTCCTGCTGGGAAGTACGGTATAGAAACATTGAAAAACATGAACCTTTGGGAAAATGTAGAATCAAAAGTAGTGTATACAAAAGACGTACGACAAGTTCTTACTTATACAGAAACTGAAAATGTTGATGCAGGTTTGGTTTATAAAACAGATGCCCTTGTATCAGAAAAAGTCAATGTCGTTGCTACAGCAAAAGGTGATACACATACACCCATTATTTATCCTGTAGGTGTTATTAAAGATAGTAAGCATGCAAAAGAAGCAGAAGATTTTTATAACTATTTACAAAGTGATAAAGCGATGAAAGTATTTAAAAATTATGGTTTTCAAGGAGCTCATTAA
- the modB gene encoding molybdate ABC transporter permease subunit — protein sequence MSTDFWSPLKLSIEIALVAGIIVIVAGILFGKWMAKRNFKGKLFLETVLLLPLVLPPTVVGFLLIIIFGKNSVLGNLISWLFNQPVMFTWWAAVIASTVVAFPLMYQSAKTGFESVDEDIENAARVDGANEWQVFFFISIPLALKAIVSGGILSFTRALGEFGATLMFAGNLPGKTQTTPLAIYMAIGSGNMSLAWSWVICMIGISFLMLLCIHLMKV from the coding sequence ATGAGTACTGATTTCTGGTCACCTCTTAAACTTTCGATTGAAATTGCACTTGTGGCAGGAATAATTGTGATAGTAGCAGGTATTCTATTCGGTAAATGGATGGCGAAACGCAATTTCAAAGGAAAATTATTTCTTGAAACAGTACTACTTTTACCATTGGTATTGCCTCCTACTGTAGTAGGCTTCCTTCTAATTATTATTTTTGGCAAAAACAGTGTGTTAGGTAACTTGATTTCATGGCTTTTTAACCAACCTGTTATGTTCACATGGTGGGCAGCAGTTATTGCCTCTACTGTTGTTGCATTTCCTTTAATGTATCAATCGGCAAAAACTGGCTTTGAATCTGTTGATGAGGACATCGAGAACGCTGCACGTGTTGATGGTGCAAACGAATGGCAAGTCTTTTTCTTTATTTCTATTCCACTTGCATTGAAGGCCATTGTGTCAGGTGGAATTTTAAGTTTCACACGAGCATTAGGTGAATTTGGTGCGACCTTAATGTTTGCCGGAAACCTTCCGGGCAAAACGCAAACTACGCCACTTGCTATTTATATGGCGATTGGTTCAGGTAACATGTCACTCGCTTGGTCATGGGTGATTTGTATGATAGGTATTTCCTTCCTTATGCTTCTGTGCATTCATTTAATGAAAGTATAA
- the moaD gene encoding molybdopterin converting factor subunit 1, which yields MINILLFAHLQESIGESKLCVDLSDRTVGQIKEWMEIQYPQINLQHVMTAVNEEFAKDATVVEKRDTIAFIPPISGG from the coding sequence GTGATTAACATATTACTATTTGCTCACTTACAAGAAAGTATCGGTGAGTCAAAATTATGTGTAGACCTGTCAGATCGTACTGTTGGACAAATTAAGGAATGGATGGAAATTCAATATCCACAAATTAATTTACAACATGTCATGACAGCAGTAAATGAGGAATTTGCAAAAGATGCAACGGTTGTAGAAAAAAGGGATACAATCGCCTTTATTCCACCAATTAGTGGAGGGTAA
- a CDS encoding molybdenum cofactor biosynthesis protein MoaE, giving the protein MTTSLFEIIDKPIDVEEVRQKVTDRNAGAITIFIGTVREMTKGKKTLHLEYQAYPAMAIKMFEQISKEIQAQWPEAKVAITHRVGHLEISDIAVVIAVSSPHRKIAYEANEFAIDRIKQIVPIWKKEYWEDGTEWIGDQLENVPYPKGNPSISEEGSCD; this is encoded by the coding sequence ATGACTACATCGTTGTTTGAAATCATTGATAAACCAATTGATGTTGAAGAAGTTAGACAAAAAGTAACAGATCGAAATGCTGGTGCAATTACTATTTTCATCGGAACAGTACGTGAAATGACGAAAGGAAAGAAAACACTACATTTGGAATATCAAGCCTATCCAGCTATGGCCATTAAAATGTTTGAACAAATTTCTAAAGAAATACAAGCACAATGGCCAGAAGCGAAAGTAGCCATTACGCATCGTGTTGGTCATTTAGAAATTTCGGATATTGCCGTAGTCATTGCGGTTTCATCACCACATCGTAAAATAGCCTATGAAGCCAATGAATTTGCTATTGACCGTATTAAACAAATTGTGCCTATTTGGAAAAAAGAGTATTGGGAAGATGGCACTGAATGGATTGGTGATCAATTAGAAAATGTCCCTTATCCAAAAGGCAATCCATCAATCAGTGAGGAGGGGTCTTGTGATTAA
- the mobB gene encoding molybdopterin-guanine dinucleotide biosynthesis protein B has product MGQHRKILQIVGYQNSGKTTLMEQLITQATIEGFRVGTIKHHGHGGIPMLESSKDSVRHEKAGASVTAVEGEGTLRMSIHQSNWQLADILAIYASINMDIILIEGYKNEHYPKVVLLRQAEDQSLLQKVTNIVCVLYWPTYPLDQPLDYPAFSIHEKAQYMDFIMKEMRRKS; this is encoded by the coding sequence ATGGGGCAACATCGAAAAATCTTACAAATCGTAGGCTATCAAAATAGTGGGAAGACGACGTTAATGGAACAGCTCATTACACAAGCAACTATTGAAGGTTTTCGTGTAGGAACGATCAAGCATCATGGACACGGTGGTATCCCTATGCTAGAAAGTTCAAAAGATAGTGTTCGTCATGAGAAGGCTGGCGCAAGTGTGACAGCAGTTGAAGGGGAAGGTACTTTGCGTATGAGTATTCATCAAAGTAACTGGCAGCTTGCTGATATACTAGCTATTTATGCATCTATTAATATGGATATCATTTTAATTGAAGGCTATAAAAATGAACACTATCCGAAGGTTGTTCTTTTGCGACAAGCGGAAGATCAATCTTTGCTTCAAAAAGTAACCAATATCGTCTGTGTTCTTTATTGGCCGACATATCCACTAGATCAACCGTTAGATTATCCAGCTTTTTCAATTCATGAAAAAGCACAATATATGGACTTCATAATGAAAGAAATGAGGAGAAAATCATGA